The Candidatus Methylomirabilota bacterium genome contains the following window.
GAAGATCACGGCTACCGTGATCAAAGGATACTCGCCGACCTCCCAACCCCGGTTGAAGCCCGCCGCCAGCAGGAGGCTCCCCAGCGCCAGATTGAGGTTCCACACCCAGAGCAGACCGTGGCTCCAGCGCGCGGCCCCCACGCGCACCCCGCACAGGCGCGGGACCACGTAATGGCAGAGGCCGATGAAGAGCGTGGAGAAGGCGCCCCAGATGACGCCGTTGACGTGGATCGGACGTAGCCGGCCGAAGCTGAGCCAGGCGACACCGCCCAGGGACTCCGGATAGTTGAACTTGGTCGACACGACGGCGCCGATCGTGGGGAACACCAGCAGCCAGACGAACCCCCAGGCGAGCCACGCGCGGATCAGGCGGCGATCGATCAGGGCATCGTTGCGGAGAGCGGCCGCGCTCGCGTCGGACTGCTGCATCGCGGCCATCATGCCACGGTCGGCGAGCGGGGCAAAAAAAGGCCGCTGGGCGGGAGCCTCAGTCGCCCTTTTCGAGCGCCGGCTCCGCCGCCGTAACCGATCCTGGGGGAGGCTTCGGAAGGGGGGCGAAGCCCCCCTCCGAGGTTAGGGTCGCATGGCCCGGAGGCGCGCGACCCTCTCCTCGAGCGGCGGGTGCGTCGAGAAGAGAGTCATCAGCGCCTGGCCGCTCAGCGGGTTGACGATGAAGAGATGCGCGGTGGCCGGGTTCGCGGCCATCGGCACCGCCCGCTGCGCCATCTCGAGCTTCTCGAGCGCCTTGGCGAGCCCCCACGTCTTGCCGGCCAGGCGGGCGCCGGAGGCGTCGGCCTGATACTCGCGGGCCCGCGAGACGGCGAGCTGCACCAGCATCGCTGCGATCGGGGCCAGCACGGCCATGAGGATGAGCGCGAACGGATTCGAGCCGCCCTCCTCGTCGTCGTTCCGACCGCCGCCGAACATCGCCGTCCACTGGGCCATGTGGGCCAGATACGTGATAGCGCCCGCGAGCGTGGCCGCGATCGTGGAGATGAGGACGTCGCGGTTGGTCACGTGGGCCAACTCGTGGGCCAGCACGCCCTCCAGCTCCTCCTCGTCGAGGATGCGCATGATGCCCTCGGTGACGGCCACGGCGGCGTGCTCGGGGTTCCGCCCGGTGGCGAAGGCGTTCGGCGTGTCGGTCGGGATCAGATAGACCCGGGGCATCGGGATGCCCGCGCGGGTGGCCAGCCGGCGCACCATCGCGTAGAGCCCCGGGGCCTGGGCCTCGTCGATGGGCTGGGCGCGGTACATGGCCAGCACGATCCGGTCCGAGAACCAGTACGAAAAGAAGTTCATGGCCAGCGCCACCATGAAGGCCACGACCATGCCCTGCTGGCCCCCGATGGCTCCGCCGATCAGGACGAGCATCACCGTGAGGAGCGCGAGCAGCATCGCGGTCTTGAATATGTTCGACATGGATCCGCCTCCCTCAAGTTCCCTGCCAGCGTGGCTAACTTCGCTCGGAAGCGTAGCAAACGGCTCGGACGGGGTCAAATACTTGACTTCTCCACCACCCCGCCGATACACTGGGCCAGTCCGGTAAAAAAGTCTTCTAACGACACGGACTTACGTTAAATGCTTCCCTGTAGGACTGAGGGTATGGTCATTCGGGTATCAGAGATCGCGGACGAGGGTCTCGTGGTCGCCAACCCGGGGGAGTTCGTCGCTCCCTTCGCGGACCGGTCCTGGCGCCTGCAGGGCCTCCGCCTTCAGGTCGTCCGCGACGGCGTGGACATCCTCGTAGCGGGCGAGCTCGCGGCCTCGGTGCCCCTGGTCTGCTCCCGATGCCTCGAGGAGTTCCGTGCCGACGTCCATCCGGCGATCGATGTCCGCTACGTGCCCAAGCCGGTGACCCGCGACAGCGTCGAGCTGGGCGCCGACGATCTCGACCTGGACTTCTACCAGAACGACGAGCTCAACCTCGCCGCGTTGGTCGAGACCGAGACGACGCTGGCGCTCCCCGTGAAGCCGCTCTGCCGCGAGGATTGCCGGGGGCTCTGCCCCGCCTGCGGCGGCAACCGGAACGTCGTCTCCTGCACGTGTCAGACGCGCCCGCTGGACCCGCGTCTGACCGCCCTCAAGGACTTGGTCGCGCGCCTCAATCACTGAGAGCGCCAGAAGGGAACATCGATGCCGCTGCCCAAACGACGCCACTCGAAGACGCGTGGTCGCAAGCGCCGCACCCATTACAAGCTGGCGCCGCCGACGCGGTCGGTGTGCCCGCAGTGCCGCGAGCCCAAGCTGCCGCATCGCGTCTGCCCGCACTGCGGTTACTACAAGGGCCGGGAGATCGTCGCCGTCGAAGGTGCCTAGCCGCGCCGGCTCGATGAGCATCGCCATATTTCGTAGGGCACCTCGTCCGCGCCTCGGCTCGCACCCCCCCGGTACGCTCCGCTCGGCTCCTCTCGAAGGTGCCTAGCCGACCCGCATGAAGATTGCGGTCGACGCCATGGGGGGCGACTACGGCCCCGCCGTCGTGGTCGAGGGGGCGGTGGCCGCGGCGCGCGAGTTCGGCGCCGCGGTCATCCTGGTCGGCGACCGGGCCGCCATCGAGCGCGAGGTGGCGCGCCTCACGGCGGAGAGCCTCGCGATCGAGATCCGTCACGCCTCCCAGGTCGTCGGCATGGGCGAGAGCCCCTCGCAGGCCCTCCGGCGCAAGCGCGACTCCTCCCTGCGCGTGGCCGCCCAGCTCGTGAAGGACGGCGAGGCCGCGGCGTTCGTGTCGGCGGGGAACACCGGGGCGGCCATGGCCATCGCGATGTTCGTCATCGGCGTGCTGGCCGGCGTGGATCGGCCGGCCATCGCGGCGGTGCTGCCCAACCGCCGGCGCTTCACGGTGCTCCTCGACGTCGGCGCCAACGTCGATCCCAAGCCCTGGCATTTACTCCAATTCGCGGTCATGGGCCACGTCTACGCCCGCGACATCCTGGGCTGCGACAACCCGCGGGTCGGCCTGCTCTCCGTCGGCGAGGAGGAGGGCAAGGGCAACGAGCTGACCAAGGAGGCGTACGATCAGCTCAAGGACTCCTCGCTGAACTTCGTCGGCAACGTCGAGGGACGCGACATCTACAACGGGCGTTGCGACGTCGTCGTCACCGACGGGTTCACCGGCAACGTCGCGCTCAAGATCTCCGAGAGCCTGGCCGAGACCCTGGGCGAGATGATCAAGGAGGAGCTGACACGCGATGTCCGGTCCAAGCTCGGCGCCACCCTGGCGCTGCCCGCCTTCGCGCGCTTCAAGCGGCGCGTGGACTACACGGAGATGGGCGGCGCCCCGCTGCTCGGCATCGACGGCGCCGCCATCATCTGCCACGGAGCCTCGCCGGTAAAGGCGATCAAGAACGCTGTGCGCGTGGCGGGGGAGTGGGCGAAGGCGGGGGTGAACGAGCACATCCGAGCCGCGCTGGAGGCGGAGGTGGAGCGCGGCGGTCGGGAGGGAGGCCGCGAATGACGCGAGCGAAGATCATCGGCGTCGGGTCGTACGCGCCCAAGCGGATCTTGACCAACGCCGATCTCGAGAAGCTGGTCGCGACCAGCGACGAGTGGATCGTGCAACGCAGTGGCATCCGCGAGCGCCGGATCGCCGACGAGACCGAGGCCAGCTCGGACCTGGCCGTGAAGGCGGCCCAACAGGCGCTGGAGCGGGCCAACCTCGTGCCGGAGGACATCGAGTTCATCGTGGTGGGGACCACCACGCCCGACATGTTCTTCCCGACCACCGGCAACATGGTCCAGCACCGGCTGGGCTGCCGGCAGGCGGGCTCGGTGGATGTGCTGGCCGCCTGTGCCGGCTCCATCTACAGCCTCGCCGTGGGCTCGCAGTTCATCCAGACCGGCAAGTACCGGCGCGTGCTCTGCATCGGCGCCGAGACGCTCTCGAAGATCACCGACTTCACCGACCGGGGCACCTGCGTGCTGCTCGCCGACGCGGCGGGCGCGGCGGTGCTGGAGGCTTCCGACGACGGCAGCGGGCTGCTGGACGTCGATCTCTACTCGGACGGCCGCTACTGGGAGCTGCTCTACATGCCCGGCGGCGGCTCGCGGCACCCGGCCACGCGCGAGACGATCGCGGCCCGGATGCACTATGCCAAGATGAAGGGCGCCGAGGTCTTCAAGGTGGCGGTGCGCATGTTCGGGGAGTGCGCGGCGACGATCCTCGAGCGCCACGGGCTCACGGCCCGGGACATCGACCTCTTCATCCCGCACCAGGCCAACCTCCGGATCATCGAGGCGGCCGTCAAACGGGTCGGGCTGCCGATGGACAAGGTCTTCGTGAACATCGACCGCTACGGCAACACCGGCGCCGCCTCCGTCTACGTTGCCCTCGAGGAGGCGGTGTCGGCCGGCCGCCTGAAGCGCGGCGACCTCCTCCTACTCGCCGCCTTCGGTGGGGGTTTTGCGTGGGGCGCCGCTCTAATGAAATGGTGAGCGCAGACATGGCTCGGGGGCCGGGGCGCCCGGCGAGACCCGTTCCCTCCGCGCATCCTGAGCAGGCGGGTCGGCGGGAAACCGCAACGGCGCCTTCGTCGCCGACCTCGTGGTCGCAGCAGGGTGCCCCGGCCCCCGAGCCATGATCGCGTTTCTCTTCCCGGGACAGGGCTCGCAGGCGGTGGGGATGGGCAAGGCGTTCTACGACGCCTCGCCCGCCGCCCGGGCGATCTTCGAGGACGCCAACGACGCGCTGGGCTTCGACCTGGCCCGCCTGGCGTTCGAGGGGCCCGAGTCCGAGCTGGCGCTGACCGCGAACACCCAGCCCGCCATCCTGACGGTGAGCGTGGCCGCGGCGGCCGTCGCCGCCGAGCGCGGGCTGTGTCCGCAGCTGGCCGCCGGCCACAGCCTGGGCGAGTATTCGGCCCTGGTCGTCGCCGGCGCGCTCTCGTTCCGGGACGCCGTCAGGATCGTGCGCCGGCGCGGCGAGTTCATGCAGGAGGCGGTCTCCGTCGGGACCGGCGCCATGGCCGCGATCATGGGCCTCGAGCTTCCCGCGGTGGAGCGGCTCTGCGCCGAGGCTGCCCAGGGAGAGGTCGTGGAAGTGGCCAACGTGAACTCGCCGCTGCAGATCGTCATCGCCGGCCACCGCGCGGCGGTCGAGCGTGCGGTGGCGCTGGCGAGCGCGCGCGGCGGCCGGAAGAGCGTCATGCTGCCGGTGAGCGCGCCGTTCCATTGCGCCCTCATGGCGCCCGCCGCCGAGCGTCTGGCCCGGGAGCTGGACAGCGTCAGGGTCGCCGACCCCACCATCCCGATCGCGCGCAACGTGGACGGCGGTCTGACGCGCGCGGCGGCCGAGGTGAAGCCGGCGCTGCTGAGGCAGGTGGCCAGCCCGGTGCGGTGGACCGACTGCGTCCGCCGCCTGGCCGCCGAAGGCGCGATGACGTTCGTGGAGGTCGGTCCGGGACGCGTCCTGACCGGGCTGCTCAAGCGGATCCTCGACGGCGTCAAGGGGGTGACCGTGGAGACGTCCGCGGACCTCGACAAGGCCCTGGCCGGCGCGGGGGAGCGGCAATGAGCGAGACGCCGCTCACCGGTCGGGTCGCCATCGTGACCGGCGGCAGCCGCGGCATCGGCGCCGCCATCGCCGCGTCGCTGGCGCAGAACGGAGCGGCCGTGGTAGTCTCGGGACGCGACGTAGATCGCCTGGAGCGCGCCGTGAAAGACCTGGAGGCCGGCGGTGCGACGGCGCTCGGCGTCGTCGCCGACGCGGCGAGCCGCGAGGACGCGGACCGGCTGGTCGAGACGGCGAAGCAGCGATTTGGCCGCATCGACGTGCTCGTCAACAACGCCGGCATGACGCGCGACGGTCTCCTGGTCCGCATGAAGGACGAGGACTGGGATCTCGTCATGGAAGTCAACCTCCGCGGCGCGTTCCTGATGACGCGCGCAGCGTCCAAGATCATGGTGAGGCAGAAGAGCGGGCGCGTCATCAACATCGCCTCGACCGCCGGCGCCATGGGCAACGCGGGACAGGCCAACTATTCGGCGGCCAAGGCGGGACTCATCGGCTTCACCAAGGCCGCCGCTCGGGAGCTGGCGCACTGGTCCATTCTCGTCAACGCGGTGGCGCCGGGCCTGATCGAGACCAACATGAGCGCCGCGATGCCCGAGGCCGCGCGCCAGGAGCTGCTGAGCCGGGTGCCGCTGGGGCGCATCGGTACCCCGCGCGAGGTGGCCGAGGTGGTACGATTCCTGGCCGGCGACGGGGCCACCTACATCACGGGCCAGGTCTTCCACGTCAACGGCGGTCTCTACATCTAGTCGGGCATTCCTCCGGGGAGGAACGGATCGATGGCGAAGCCAGTGGAAGAGAGGGTGAAAGAAATCATCGTCGAGCAGCTCGGGGTGGACGAGGACGACGTGACCCCGAACGCGCGGTTCATCGAGGATCTCGGCGCCGATTCGCTCGACACGGTCGAGCTGGTGATGGCGCTGGAAGAGCATTTCGACATCCAGATCCCCGATGAGGACGCCGAGAAGATCGCCACCGTGGGCGACGCCATCCAGTACATCAAGGACAACTCCTGACGGTGGAGCCCCGACGCGTCGTCATCACCGGCCTCGGAGCGCTCACGCCCGTGGGCAACACGGCCGAGGAGTTCTGGACCGCCCTGACCCAGGGGCGCTCCGGGATCGGTCCCATCACCAAGTTCGACGCCGCCGAGAAGGACGCGAGCGGGGACTTCCGCTACCCCACGCGGATCGCCGGCGAGGTCAGGAACTTCGACGTGCTGCGATACGTAGACAAGAAGGAAGCGCGCCGACTGGACGACTACCTCAAATACGCGATCGCCGCGGCGGTCACGGCAGTCGAGGATTCCGGGCTCGAGGTGGGCAAGGTCGATGGCGCCCGGTTCGGCGTCCTGATCGGCTCGGGCATCGGGGGCATCGGCACCCTGCTGGAGGGCGAGCGCACCCGCCTGGAGAAGGGGCCGGAGCGGGTGTCGCCCTTCGTCATCCCGATGCTCATCATCAACATGGCCTCGGGGCTCGTCTCGATGCGCTTCGGGGCCAAGGGACCCAACTCGTCGGTGGTGACGGCCTGCGCGACGGGCAACCACTGCATCGGCGACGCCTTCAAGATCATCCAGCGCGGCGACGCCGACCTCATGATCGCGGGCGGCGCCGAGGCGATCATCGTGCCGCTGACCATCGCCGGGTTCTGCGCCATGAAGGCGATGTCCACGCACAACGACGTACCGGAGCAGGCCTCACGCCCGTTCGACGCCGAGCGCGACGGCTTCGTGCCCAGCGAGGGGGCCGGCATCGTCGTGCTGGAGTCGCTCAAGCACGCGCGGCGGCGTGACGCCCGGATCTACGCGGAGATCGTCGGCTACGGCATGACCTCCGACGCCCACCACATGACGGCACCCGACCCCAAGGGCGATGGCGCCACCCGGGCCATGGCGGCGGCCCTGGGGGACGGCGGCCTCGACCCGGCGGCGGTCGGCTACATCAACGCCCACGGGACCTCGACGCCGTACAACGACAAGTTCGAGTCCCTGGCCATCAAGCGCGTCTTCGGCGACCACGTGCGGCGGCTGGCCGTGTCGTCGACGAAGTCGATGACGGGGCACCTGCTGGGGGCCGCGGGCGGCGTGGAGGCCATCGCCACGGCGCTGGCCCTCTACCACGGCCTGCTGCCGCCGACGATCAACTACGAGACGCCCGACCCGGAGTGCGACCTCGACTACGTGCCCAACCAGGCCCGCAAGCAGGATGTCGAGGTGGCGCTGAGCAACGCCTTCGGCTTCGGCGGCACCAACGCCACGCTGGCCTTCCGCAAGTACCGCGCGTAGTGCCGGGCCGACTGGCGTCGCCATATTTCGTTCTCGGATCCACTCAGGCTCGCCTCGGGCGGCGACCGCCCGGCGGCTTCGCACGGCTGTTCGCAGGCTCGCCGCGGACGGGCGGGATTCTCTGGCCTTGCTCGCCTCGGGCGCAGGGGTCCCAGCCCCTGGCCGCCCTGCGGCTCGCCCAGCGGCCTCGCCGCCGTCCTCGGCTTCGCACGACTGTTCGCAGGCTCGCCTCGGACGGGCGGGGCCCAGCCCGCCGCCGTCCTCGGCTTCGCACGACCACGCCGATCCTCACGTACGATCGTCGAGCCGCTGAAGCGTCGCCTCGTCGCTCGGCGCGCCTCGGCTCCTACTCCCACTGAGCGCCTGAGGAGTGGACGCGGATGACGTCGCCGGGCTCGAGCGACGGCTCGGCCACCGCTTCCGCGATCCCGCCCTCCTCCAGCGCGCGCTGACCCACGCCTCCTTCGCCAACGAGCACCCGCCTGCCACCCACAACGAGGCGCTGGCGCTGCTCGGCGATGCGGCCCTGGCGCTGGTCGTGGCCGAGCACCTGCTCGCCGAGGATCCGGAGGCGCCGGTCGGCGTGCTGACGCCCCGGCGCGCGGCGCTCGTCTCCGGCGCCAACCTGGCCCGCTGGGCGGCGGACCTCGAGCTGGGGCCCCGGCTGAGGCTGGGGCGCGGCGAGGAGGCGACGGGTGGACGCGCGCGCGAGTCCATCCTCGCCACGACGCTGGAGGCGGTCCTCGGCGCCGTCTACCTCGACGACGGCCTCGACGCCGTCCGCCGCATCGTGGCGCGTCTGGCCGTGTGGTAGGCTGGGTTCATGCGTTTCTGGCCGTCGCGGCAGCGGCCGGTCGCCGCGCCGCCGTCCGCCGAAGATCTGCTCATCACCGAGGATCTCCTGCGGCGCAGCGTCGAGGACGTGCTGGCCGTGCGCGAGCGCCAGATCCACGGGGCCGTCATCGCCTACCGCGGGCAGCTCCAGCTGGCCCCCCCGCGCGCGCGCGAATTGCTCCAGGCACGCTTCCGCCCCTTCGGCTTCACCCCGTTCCTCCGCGAGGACGGCCGGGGGGAGGTGGTGGTGCAGGCGGTGCCCCTGGCCGAGACGACGGAGCCGCAGCGGGTCGGCGTGAACGTGCTGCTCTTCGTGCTCACGTGCCTGTCGACTCTCATCGCCGGCGCCGGCTACGCGGGGTCACCCACCTTCGATGCCTTCCGCTCGTCGATCACCGGGACGCTGTTCATCAGCGGGGTGCCCTTCGCGGCCACGTTGATGGCGATCCTCGTTGTCCACGAGTTCGGCCACTACTTCACCGCGCGGTACTACCGGGCCTCGGTCAGCCTCCCGTACTTCATCCCGGCGCCGCCGCCCTTTCCCTTCGGCACGCTGGGCGCGATCATCCGCATGCGGTCGCCGGCGCGGGATCGGAACGCCCTCTTCGACATCGCCGCCGCGGGGCCGCTGGCCGGCCTTCTGGTCGCGATTCCCGCCTTCGTCCTCGGTCTCCAGTGGTCGAACGTGGTCCCGGTCCCGGCCGTTACCTACGAAGCATTTGGTCAGTCGGGCCTGACCCAGCTGCTGGTCTATCTCCGCTTCGGCAGCCTCCCGGAAGGGACGATGGTCTACACGCACCCGATGGCTGACGCGGCCTGGGTCGGCTTCTTCGTCACCGCCCTCAACCTCTTTCCCGTCGGCCAGCTCGACGGCGGGCGCATCGCCTACGCGCTCTTCGGCCGCTATCACGCGCTCATCGGCAAGATCACGATCATCGGGACCGTGCTCCTCGGGCTCGCCGCGATGGCGGTGAACGTCCTCGTGTGGGGAGGGACCTTCGCCGCATCGCTCAACTGGTTCGTCTGGGCGGCGCTGGTGTTCTTCCTCGTCGGCGTCCATCACGGGCCTCCCGTCGACGGGGTTTCCCCGCTGAGCCCCGATCGTCGCGTCGTCGGCGTCGTGTGCCTGATCCTGTTCGTCCTGCTCATCCCGCCGATTCCGATCCACGTACGGTAGCCGCAGTGGGGCCGCCGGCCCTCACCCGCGACAGCAGCGCCAGCCCGGCCACGAAAAAGAGCCCTACGGCGACGATGGCGGCGCGCTGGTTGCCGCCGAGCATCCGGGACACGGCCCCGAAGACGAACGGCCCCATGATGGCGCCCGTCTTGCCGACCAGGGAGTAGAAGCCGAAGAACTCGGCCTCGCGGCCGGCCGGGATCAGCGTGGCCATGAACGTGCGGCTGGCCGCCTGGATGGCGCCGAGCCCGGTGCCGGCCAGCACGCCCACCAGCCAGAACTGCCATTTGGCGTCCACGAAATGGGCGAGCACCGTCACCGCCACCCACTGGACGAGCGTCGCCGTCACCACGAGCTTGGGCCCGCGGGTGTCGGTGGGACGGGCCCAGGCGGCCGAGCCGGCCAGGGCCGTCAGCTGGATGAGCATGAAGAGCCCGATGATCTCGGTGAACGTGAAGCCCAGCGTCTTCTCGGCGAAGATCGCCGAGAAGAGGATCACGGTGTTCACGCCGTCCTCGTAGACGAGGTAGGCGGTGAGGAAGCGGCGCATCTGCGCGCGCGCGGGATCGGTGAGGATCTCTCGGAGCGTGCGGGCCGTTTCGCCGAAGCCCTGCGCCACCGCGCGCGCCAGCGGCACGCGGGGCCGGACGTCGGCGGGAAGGACGACGAACGCCGGCAGCGAGCACACCAGGAACTGGGCGGCGGCCACGAGGAAGCACGCCCAGTAGAGCTCGGCGGCGGCGAAGGGATAGGCGGCGAGGAACGCGACCAGGGATCCCGCGTAGCCGACCGCAAAGCCCGCGGCCGACACCCGCCCCAGCCGCTCGGGCGGCGCGATCCGCGGCAGGTAGGAGTTGTAGTAGACGAAGGCGGCCTCGAACGCGACCACCCCCATCACGCCGAGCAGGAACCCCGTCACCACCATCCCGGGCCGGAGGGTGGCCAGGAGCGTGGTGGCGGCGACCGAGAGGAGCGTGAAGCCGACGAAGAACGGCTTGCGGGCGCCCGCGTGATCGGCGATACCGCCCAGCACCGGCGAGCTGAGCGCCACGATGACCATCGACACGGAGCCGACGAGCCCCCACCAGAAATCGCCGCGGCCCTCGGCGTTCCCCACGATGATCTTGGCGTAGTAGACGGGGAAGATCGTGGCCAGGATGATCGCGGCGAAGGCGGAGTTGGCGAAGTCGTACAGCGTCCACGCGACGATCGTGCGACGCGACCCGCCGGGCACGGCCCGAGGATGACACAGCCCGTGGGGATGCGCTAGTATCCGCGTCATGTCGGGCCGCCTGGATCTCAAAAGCCTCGAGCAGCTGATCCGCAAGGGCGAGATCGACACGGTCCTCACCGTCTTCCCCGACACGTTCGGCCGGCTCATGGGCAAGCGCGTCGTCGGGCGTCACTTCCTCGAGCGCGTGGTGGACGACGGCCTGCACGCCTGCATCTACCTCTTCACCGTCGACATGGAGATGGAGCCGCTGCCGGGCTTCAAGCTCACGTCGTGGGAACGCGGCTACGGCGACATGAAGATGGTGCCCGATCTCCCCACGCTCCGGCTCATCCCCTGGCTGCCCAAGACGGCACTGGTCTTCTGCGACGTCCTCACCGAGGACGGGGAGCCGATCGAAGAGGCGCCGCGCTCCATCCTCAAGCGCCAGGTGGCGCGGGCGGCCGCGCTGGGGTACGTGGTCAAGACCGCCGCCGAGCTGGAGCTGTACTGCTTCAAGGAGTCGTTCGAGGAGGCGCGGGCCAAGCGCTACCAGAACCTCACGCCGGTCGCCGCCTACCTCGAGGACTATCACGTGTTGCAGACGACCAAGGAGGAGCCGCTGATCCGCGCCATCCGCAACGGGATGGAAGGGGCCGATGTCCCGGTGGAGACCTCGAAGGGCGAGTGGGGCCGGGGTCAGGAGGAGATCAACCTCGCTTTCGCCGAGGCGCTGGAGATGGCCGACCGCACGGCCCTCTACAAGCACGGCGCCAAGGAGATCGCCCACCTGCAGGGCTGCGCGGTGACGTTCATGGCCAAGTACGACATGGGAGCGGCGGGCTCCTCGTTCCACCTGCACTCGTCGCTCTGGGATGGCACCGGCCGCAAGCCGCTCTTCGCCCCCGCCGGCAAGGCCCCGGGGACGCCGGCCGCCGTCACCCCGCTCTGCGGCCAGTGGCTGGCCGGGCAGATGGCGCTGGCCCGCGAGTTCGCGTACTTCTACGCGCCCACGGTGAACTCCTACAAGCGCTACCAGGCGGGCTCGTTCGCGCCGACGCGCATCGCCGCCGGCTGGGACAACCGCACCTGCGGCTTCCGGCTCTGCGGCGCGGGCGGCGCCTTCCGCGTGGAAAACCGCATCCCCGGGGCCGACGCCAACCCCTATCTCGCGTTCGCGGCCACGATCGCCGCCGGGCTGCACGGCGTCACCAGCAAGCTCAAGGCGCCCAAGCTCTACGAGGGCAACGCCTACCAGGACGCCACGCTGCCTCAGGTGCCGAAGGCCCTCCGCGAAGCCGTCGACGGGCTGGAGCGGTCCGAGGTGGCGCGCGCCGCGTTCGGCGAGCGCGTGGTCGAGCACTACCTGCACACGGCGCGGCTCGAGCAGCAAGCCTTCGACCAGGCGGTCACGGATTGGGAGCTGATCCGGAATTTCGAGAGAATCTGAATGCATCTCTCGGGGCGATCGGAATGAATCGATTGGAAGATAGGGTGGCGTTCATCACCGGCGGCGCCATGGGCATCGGCCGCGCGGCGGCGCTGCTCTTCGCGTCGGAGGGTGCCCGCATCGTGGTGGCCGACCTCGACGACCAGGCCGCCAAGGAGACGGTCCGCCTGGTCGAGGCCGAGGGCGGCCAGGCGCTGGCGGTCACCGGCGACGTGGCGATCGAGGGCGACGTGCGTCGCATGATCGAGGAGAGCGCCCGCCACTTCGACGCGCTCCACGTGCTCTACCACTGCGCCGGCGTGCTCTGGAAGGACCGGGACCGCTCGGTGCTGGAGACGGACGAG
Protein-coding sequences here:
- a CDS encoding glutamine synthetase family protein, with amino-acid sequence MSGRLDLKSLEQLIRKGEIDTVLTVFPDTFGRLMGKRVVGRHFLERVVDDGLHACIYLFTVDMEMEPLPGFKLTSWERGYGDMKMVPDLPTLRLIPWLPKTALVFCDVLTEDGEPIEEAPRSILKRQVARAAALGYVVKTAAELELYCFKESFEEARAKRYQNLTPVAAYLEDYHVLQTTKEEPLIRAIRNGMEGADVPVETSKGEWGRGQEEINLAFAEALEMADRTALYKHGAKEIAHLQGCAVTFMAKYDMGAAGSSFHLHSSLWDGTGRKPLFAPAGKAPGTPAAVTPLCGQWLAGQMALAREFAYFYAPTVNSYKRYQAGSFAPTRIAAGWDNRTCGFRLCGAGGAFRVENRIPGADANPYLAFAATIAAGLHGVTSKLKAPKLYEGNAYQDATLPQVPKALREAVDGLERSEVARAAFGERVVEHYLHTARLEQQAFDQAVTDWELIRNFERI
- a CDS encoding site-2 protease family protein gives rise to the protein MRFWPSRQRPVAAPPSAEDLLITEDLLRRSVEDVLAVRERQIHGAVIAYRGQLQLAPPRARELLQARFRPFGFTPFLREDGRGEVVVQAVPLAETTEPQRVGVNVLLFVLTCLSTLIAGAGYAGSPTFDAFRSSITGTLFISGVPFAATLMAILVVHEFGHYFTARYYRASVSLPYFIPAPPPFPFGTLGAIIRMRSPARDRNALFDIAAAGPLAGLLVAIPAFVLGLQWSNVVPVPAVTYEAFGQSGLTQLLVYLRFGSLPEGTMVYTHPMADAAWVGFFVTALNLFPVGQLDGGRIAYALFGRYHALIGKITIIGTVLLGLAAMAVNVLVWGGTFAASLNWFVWAALVFFLVGVHHGPPVDGVSPLSPDRRVVGVVCLILFVLLIPPIPIHVR
- a CDS encoding MFS transporter; its protein translation is MTRILAHPHGLCHPRAVPGGSRRTIVAWTLYDFANSAFAAIILATIFPVYYAKIIVGNAEGRGDFWWGLVGSVSMVIVALSSPVLGGIADHAGARKPFFVGFTLLSVAATTLLATLRPGMVVTGFLLGVMGVVAFEAAFVYYNSYLPRIAPPERLGRVSAAGFAVGYAGSLVAFLAAYPFAAAELYWACFLVAAAQFLVCSLPAFVVLPADVRPRVPLARAVAQGFGETARTLREILTDPARAQMRRFLTAYLVYEDGVNTVILFSAIFAEKTLGFTFTEIIGLFMLIQLTALAGSAAWARPTDTRGPKLVVTATLVQWVAVTVLAHFVDAKWQFWLVGVLAGTGLGAIQAASRTFMATLIPAGREAEFFGFYSLVGKTGAIMGPFVFGAVSRMLGGNQRAAIVAVGLFFVAGLALLSRVRAGGPTAATVRGSESAG